Proteins found in one Xenopus laevis strain J_2021 chromosome 1L, Xenopus_laevis_v10.1, whole genome shotgun sequence genomic segment:
- the lrrtm1.L gene encoding leucine-rich repeat transmembrane neuronal protein 1 — MDFLLIGLCLNWLLRKPPGLILCTLGVFVKMLPLVNSGCPRLCRCEGRFLYCESQNTTEMPHNLSGVMGLSLRYNSLSELQDGQFTGLIQLTWLYLDHNHIHTVEGNAFHKLRRVKELTLSSNKITHLANTTFRPMPNLRSVDLSNNNIQSLEPDLFHGLRKLTTLHMRYNAIKFVPVRIFQDCRSLKFLDLGYNQLKSLARNSFAGLFKLTELHLEHNDLVKVNLAHFPRLLSLRSLFMRRNKVTIVVNSLDWVWKLEKMDLSGNEIEYIEPHVFESLPHLESLQLDTNHLTYIDPRILNSWKFLTSITLAGNNWDCGRNVCALASWLSNFKGRYDGNMLCTTPEYAQGEDVIDAVYFFRLCEEPVDPTSANAISTALNNSDRIAIDSPTATSYDVQDTEGERTTNVQTATVANEHHENTVQIHKVVTGTMALIFSFLIVVLMLYVSWKCFPASLRQMRQCFVTQRRKQKQKQTMHQMAAMSAQEYYVDYKPNHIEGALVIINEYGSCSCHQQPARECEV; from the coding sequence ATGGATTTCCTTCTCATTGGTCTCTGTTTAAACTGGCTGCTAAGGAAGCCCCCAGGGTTAATACTGTGTACGTTGGGTGTATTTGTTAAAATGCTTCCACTGGTGAATAGTGGGTGTCCTAGGCTCTGCCGTTGTGAGGGCAGGTTCCTGTACTGTGAATCACAGAATACCACTGAGATGCCTCACAACCTGTCGGGTGTAATGGGCTTGTCTCTGCGGTACAACAGCCTTTCAGAGCTCCAAGATGGACAGTTCACAGGGTTAATTCAGCTCACGTGGCTCTATCTGGATCACAATCACATCCACACTGTAGAGGGAAATGCCTTTCACAAACTGCGTAGAGTTAAAGAACTCACTCTTAGTTCCAACAAAATCACACATCTGGCCAACACCACTTTCCGACCCATGCCAAACTTGCGCAGTGTGGATTTATCTAACAATAACATACAGTCTTTGGAACCGGATCTCTTTCATGGGCTGCGCAAGCTGACGACTTTGCATATGCGCTACAACGCCATCAAGTTTGTACCAGTAAGAATCTTTCAGGACTGTCGCAGCCTAAAGTTCCTGGACTTGGGATACAATCAGTTGAAGAGCCTTGCTCGTAACTCCTTTGCAGGTTTGTTTAAACTCACCGAGCTCCACCTTGAGCACAATGACTTGGTGAAGGTGAATTTAGCTCATTTTCCCAGGCTCCTATCATTGCGCTCTCTATTTATGAGGAGGAATAAAGTAACTATAGTTGTCAACTCCTTGGACTGGGTATGGAAACTAGAAAAAATGGACCTTTCTGGAAATGAAATTGAATACATTGAACCTCACGTTTTTGAAAGTTTACCTCATCTGGAATCACTGCAACTGGACACCAATCATCTCACTTACATTGATCCCAGAATCTTAAACTCTTGGAAATTCCTTACCAGCATCACCCTTGCTGGGAACAACTGGGACTGTGGACGCAATGTTTGTGCTTTGGCCTCTTGGCTCAGCAACTTCAAAGGTCGCTATGATGGCAATATGCTATGTACAACCCCGGAGTATGCCCAGGGTGAGGATGTCATTGACGCAGTTTACTTTTTTCGTTTGTGTGAGGAACCAGTAGATCCAACCAGTGCTAATGCTATTTCTACAGCCCTGAACAACAGTGACAGAATTGCCATTGACAGCCCCACTGCTACCAGTTATGATGTGCAGGATACTGAAGGTGAAAGAACCACCAATGTCCAAACAGCAACCGTGGCCAATGAACACCATGAGAACACTGTTCAGATCCACAAGGTGGTCACAGGGACCATGGCACTGATTTTTTCCTTTCTCATTGTGGTTTTGATGTTGTATGTTTCATGGAAGTGTTTCCCTGCCAGCCTTAGACAGATGAGACAGTGCTTTGTGACACAACGCAGAAAGCAAAAGCAGAAACAGACCATGCACCAAATGGCTGCCATGTCAGCCCAGGAATATTATGTTGATTATAAACCCAATCACATTGAAGGAGCTTTGGTTATCATTAATGAATATGGCTCCTGCTCTTGTCATCAGCAGCCTGCAAGGGAGTGTGAGGTGTGA